The following are encoded in a window of Castanea sativa cultivar Marrone di Chiusa Pesio chromosome 9, ASM4071231v1 genomic DNA:
- the LOC142611437 gene encoding cytochrome P450 81Q32-like, with translation MEAILQYLFLTLPIFLVAFKLILKTRTTQPKHLPPSPPSLPIIGHLHIIKKPLHRTFHALSQKYGHIFSLKFGSQLVVIVSSPSAVEECFTKNDIVLANRPPTLLGKHLAYNNTTLAQSPYGDHWRNLRRISTLEIFSNNRLNKFLGIRRDEINHLLQNLSHNSSHGFAKVELQSMLLEMTFNNIMRMVAGKRFYKYGEDVKDEEEARQFRRIIKELIGFGGASNPAEFVPILRWMDYGGLEKKLKSLSKRMDEFLQALIDEQRRKEEEGNTMIDHMLSLQKSQPEYYTDQIIKGLILVLLLAGTDTSAVTLEWAMTNLLNHPHILKKARDEIDSQIGEEKLIEESDVSKLHYLQSIISETLRLYPATPLLVPHMSSADCTIGGYDVPSGTMLLVNAWAIHRDPTVWDDATSFKPERFENSESEGHKLMPFGIGRRTCPGAGLAQRTVSLTLGSLIQSFEWERITTKEIDINEGSGLTMPKAMPLEAMCKARPIMHKLLSKSTDDI, from the exons atggaAGCCATCTTACAATATTTGTTTCTCACCCTACCCATCTTTCTTGTTGCTTTCAAGCTCATCCTCAAAACAAGAACTACTCAACCAAAACACCTCCCACCTAGCCCACCATCTCTTCCAATTATAGGCCATCTCCATATCATTAAAAAACCACTCCACCGTACTTTCCATGCACTCTCGCAAAAATATGGTCATATATTCTCACTCAAATTTGGTTCACAACTTGTGGTTATTGTGTCATCCCCGTCAGCAGTTGAAGAATGCTTCACAAAGAATGACATAGTATTAGCCAACCGTCCTCCCACCCTATTAGGCAAGCACCTTGCCTATAACAACACCACCTTAGCACAATCCCCATATGGCGATCACTGGCGCAACCTCCGCCGCATTAGTACCCTCGAAATCTTCTCAAACAATCGCCTCAACAAGTTCTTAGGCATCCGAAGGGACGAGATCAATCACTTGCTACAAAACCTATCCCACAACTCTAGCCACGGTTTCGCCAAGGTAGAGCTACAATCAATGCTCTTGGAGATGACATTTAACAACATAATGAGAATGGTGGCAGGGAAACGATTCTACAAGTACGGTGAAGACGTGAAGGACGAGGAAGAAGCGAGACAGTTTAGGCGGATAATTAAAGAGTTAATAGGGTTCGGAGGGGCATCAAATCCAGCAGAGTTTGTTCCCATCTTGCGGTGGATGGATTATGGTGGTTTGgagaagaagttgaagagtctCTCCAAGAGGATGGATGAGTTCCTGCAAGCACTCATTGATGAGCAAAGGCGTAAGGAGGAAGAGGGTAACACTATGATTGACCATATGCTTTCTTTGCAAAAATCACAGCCAGAGTACTACACGGACCAGATCATCAAGGGGCTTATATTG GTATTGTTACTTGCTGGGACTGATACATCAGCAGTCACATTAGAGTGGGCAATGACTAATTTACTAAATCATCCTCATATATTGAAGAAAGCTAGAGATGAGATAGATAGTCAAATTGGAGAAGAGAAATTGATTGAGGAATCAGATGTTTCCAAATTACACTACCTTCAGAGTATTATCTCAGAAACCCTTCGATTGTATCCAGCAACACCATTGTTAGTACCCCATATGTCCTCCGCTGATTGCACCATTGGAGGATATGATGTACCGAGTGGCACAATGTTATTGGTCAATGCATGGGCCATACATAGAGATCCTACGGTGTGGGATGATGCAACTAGTTTTAAGCCCGAGAGGTTTGAAAATAGTGAGAGTGAAGGACATAAACTAATGCCATTTGGGATTGGGAGGAGGACTTGTCCTGGGGCAGGCCTTGCCCAACGTACAGTGAGCTTGACTTTGGGTTCGTTGATTCAAAGTTTTGAGTGGGAAAGGATTACCACAAAAGAAATTGATATAAATGAAGGTAGTGGGCTCACTATGCCTAAAGCCATGCCATTGGAGGCCATGTGTAAAGCACGCCCAATCATGCATAAGCTTCTTTCTAAGTCAACAGATGATATTTGA